A region of the Phaseolus vulgaris cultivar G19833 chromosome 11, P. vulgaris v2.0, whole genome shotgun sequence genome:
aattttttataCTAACAAGTTGCTTATGACACATTAACAGGTAAAATTTTCACTAATTTTGAGGTCTTGAAATTAGTCGAATTTTGGTTTGTTCTGGATTATTGAAAAAAAGTGTTGAACTAAGCCTGTCActgctattttttattatagaagTGACAAGTATGTCTGTCAGTTTCCATTGAAAAATTGACAGTGTAATGTTTTGCTCAATAAGACAGGTTTATTTCTAATTAACTAATTAAGCAATTAATTAATCATGTGTTCTGATTGGAGTCAGAAACTCAGATTGGAGATTCCCAACACAGAGACATAGAATAGAAGAGTATTGGTTCTCCAGGTTCAACCCAGCCACAAGTCAAACTACAAAGTACTTACAAAACTTAGTGAAATATCAAAAAGTGAGTCAGAGTTTGGAAGTTGCAAGAGCCAAAACAGAACAAATGGAATTAACAAAGCAGAacagattttttatttatttttaccttTGCTCATTGGGgtgcaagaaaaataaaaaaaataacacatgCACTTATAATATAAAAGGTTTTCTATTCAATCACATATATCTGTACtaaatagtattttaatttGCATTTTACATTTCTTTCAGATTTTTGAATCCCTCACCTCAGCTGCTGTTGCAAACAATTCTCTTAATTCAGTTTCCTTTCCCTCACTAATTAgctaatatataaaaaatctaaaaagaaaatcataGTGATTATACATAAAGTCTAATTTCATAATACAATGGACTATATAAATTTGTTTCAAATAGCACAAATTATCATCATCACATAAAAAGATCTTTTAGttagaaatttatttaaaaacaaattaacaacttaacaaattttacaatatattaaaatatgataggagattaaataaaaatattcacaattatataatttaaatattttttattatatataggatttgttgtttatttttataatcacaaTAGAAacttatacaaataaaataattacatttgttttttctaaaattatgttGGAGTGATGTTAGAATTGAGAAAAACCtaaaaaattgtctttataAATGAACACTTCACCTGTATGTTTTCTACAAATTTTGTAACAAATCAGTTCTCAGTACCGGACACATGAACACATTATTTAAGAAgttatataaatacaaaaattaaactaaaataaaaacagcagaAGGGCATGTTGAATTGTcaacttgtaaaaaaaattccatCTTTTAAGTTATGGTCAAAAGATGGAAAAGAAGGCATTGTTGATGAAAGGGCATTATTTTGTCTAATGTAAAATAAGTGTACATATTATTCACTATGCAAGCATGGAAATATCTCTATACCCATTATTGTAACTGGATATGTAGAGACATTATTTTATGTTCTTCCGTGTATAGCAGCGTCTCCAATGAGAAAAGGCATGGCACTTTTTCCCACCAAAGTCATTGACAATGCAAAGATTGGTTGTATCCAAGTTTCTCCATGAAATTAGACAAAAGACAGCCCACCAAAACCAGTCacctcatataaaaaaaaacttacactGCTTCTTCCTTTGACAATAAACTTTCAGCCCTTTTGAGGCTGCTTTTCTATAAGTGCGTTTTCCTTTTTATTCCAAGTGACCAAACTCACTGTGTTTTCTTCTTCAACCTTCCCAAACGTTGGTAGCATCGCCTAGTGGAGGGGTCATGACTCATGAGGGTATCAGTATAAATACGTGGCATAAAAATTATCACATTTCTCCATTCTcaaatttatatgtaaattatgtaAGACTATATTCAAACttctataatttaataattcttATTCACCTCATCTAAATTATTGTTAGAGGTCACTGTTTTGTCACGGTTCTGTATTTAAAAGTTGCTTTGGTGTGTGTTGGAGGAGGCCTTGGTGTATTAGAGGAGGAATGAATATATAAACTGTCTTTAGCTTTATCTTTGTCTTTAGCTTTGACTCCTGAACGAGATACTATATTGGCTACCAGAACAAACAAGCATAGTTTGTATGCCACCAATAATTAGACTAAACACTTTCAAGATTAGGTAGTGAAGTTATTACCAATTGGTTTCACCTCTCACTATAACAGGAGGATAATGGCAGGTAGTCTAACTAGTAGGTAAAATTTGTCTGAGTTTATCATAAACAATTAGGGGTCATGTTTCACTTTAAACTAAGAGATATTGTAGCTGGTGAAAACCCTTAGAGGGCTAAAGAAGGAGATTAAGATGACTAGACCAAACTTCAAGGACACTAAACTTTTACCATTCAAACCAAATGATAGTAAATGATTTGTGAGATGTGTCACATGGGAGTTTGCTCTTGGAATGGCATAGAAAAGAAACCAAGTGCACGAGTGGATGAAACTGTGCGGTGAATGCATTATGTAAGTCCATTGTCCAACAAACTGCCATCCTAATCACCACTCTGTGTTTTGTCACTATGTTCCATTCTAAATGGTGAAGGTCTCAGCTTTTAGACACTGCTATAATATAAGATAAAGGGAAAAACCAAACTCATGTGATTCTTTTAATGCAGTGCATAAAGCCAACCAGCAAAAAAGCTTCAAAGTTGAAGTGCCTTTAGACATGCATGCAATATATTTGCATCATTGTTGATAGCATATTCTGCGATACACATATCTCAGTTTGCCTCCATGTTTCTTGTCATATCATTCTTTTGTAATCCCTAAGTTTTACTTTGGAATGCATTCTACAAAAGCTATGacatggtttttcttcttttaatgaAATGCAAAACCCACAACTTTATCAAAGGCTTCCAAAAGGGTGGGTTGGTTAGTCATGTGAGACCAgtcaaaaaatatgaaaaaggaGGTCATAGGAGCTTCATAGATTGTTTGTCAACAGCAGTACAACACAAATATACTCTTGTTGTACTCGTACCATAGTGGTTGAATGACATTTAACAGacgtatatatataaaaaaaaaatgtttttggaaTTGAAATAGATATAACAGAGAGAGGCTGTTGGGATTTTGAACCACCAAATCGATTCAGCTTTCCAAAAGCTTCACTGTGTGAGAAGTCACATTCCATCAGAGAGGAGATTCTGGTGCTTGTAAGCGCAGCTATGctttaaattaatgtattttggaTGTATCTTGCCATTTTGACTATGTCACATTTATGAAACTTTGTCAATATCTGGTCCTGGTGTGTGTCGCATTAATGGTTTTTTGGTGCATTCATTGACAGTGTTTACGCCAATCTGACACTTACATGCATGGAATAGAGTGGTGTGATTCTGTTTTCAAGCAATTCAAGCTCATGGACCCAACTGTTTCAATTTCAACTCACAAGCGCTCCACCAGGTTTTTGAAGACACAATTCGTCTCCTACTTTCAacattttctcttctttctttttcagtATTTGTTGTCACTTTCTCATTTCACCAACTTTTGTCTTTCTAAACCAAATAAATTGAAGATCGAGTTGCAGCGGCAcgcatcttcttcttcctcttcttcttcttcttcttctcctccttcttcttcttcttcttcttcttcagtaCATTCTTTTTTTAACCAAATAATGGTTCTTCAAGTTATCCAGAACTTTTGCTTCTTCAGATTTATGTTACTAAATATAGGTAATCTTACTTTGTTGCAGAAGATCGTAACATTAAATTAACCCGAGAGGGAATATTCCCCCCGGACTCTAAGCAAATTTAACTATTTTCACTCTTAGACTTCATTTAATATTCTTGTTTTTACACAATAAAGAGGTATATTTCTTAAATTTCCCTCAACTAATTTTATTGAGAGTGATGCTTAGATTTAAAGATAAGGGTAATTCTGAAATAGCAGCTTTAAgtaagatgaaggaattgaaatttgtttatttttatgtcCATCATCACCTTTCTTTTTTTGCTTATATTTGAGTCAGGGGAGTAGTTTCTGACATTGGATATCATGTTACTGAAATACATATAATCAGTATTTTAGAAAACTAAGGTTCAATCTGGTACTTGTTTCATCTACAAAGCCAAAACGGGTCTTATGAGGAAGCTTTTTGCATTGGTTTTGCAGGCTAACAGGATCATGTTAACTGTAATGATTTTATCTTCTTGCTCCCTATTTTGACATTTTTGTTTACTGTTTGGCAGTGACCCAATGAAAAGAAGAGTCATGGCAGATGGATTAGAGAACATTAGTGGAGCTTCTTATCGGCCTGAAGTGGTATCTCTCACCCTTTCTCTCAGACCACCTTTACCATCTTGCTGCATATTTTTGAGCATTTTCCTTTCATTTATTATAGCAGATTTTAGTATTCTTAGAATGATTTTCAGCACATAGAAGCTAATACTTACAGCTCTTAgtaattttctctttcttttatgttaaaaaaaggAACTGGGGAAACTAAAGCACACCATTGAATCCAAGAGGAGGCAATACCATAATATCGATCTTCAAAGCTCTTTGACTCAAGAGGTACAAATCTTGATTGATAATTAAGTTGTCATTATACAATCAGCTAGTAGTAAGCTTATGCAGCACAGTCTTTTTTGTGGAGTCATTTCTAGTGACAGTAACAGGTACTCACTAGCCATAGTAGTGAAGGCAATGATTAGAACTGTCCTTGTTATACTATACATGGCTTAGATAAGCCTTGAGTCAAAGTATGTagtattcattttatttatttgcatTTGGTTTATAGcttttcataatatatagtttttatatCTCTGAAGATTCTACAGCTTCAAAAACGATTAAAGCAACAATTCGTGATAAGGCGCGCATTAGAGAAAGCACGTTATCTGCCTTTTTCACAGGATGCTACAATAGAAAATTCAATACCAAAGGTACAGTTACATAGGAGTGCAGCTTTTACTTTCTCAGTTGAAATTTTTGGATCTCGCTTCTGACTATCCACTATATACATTTCTTATGTAATTTTAGGCTGCAAAGGAACTGATTCAGGAAATTGGAATATTGGAATTAGAAGTTGTGTATTTGGAACAATACCTTCTCTCTTTGTATCGGAAAAGATTTGATCAACAAACTTCACCTTTATCACCTAAGGAAAGAAGATTGGAATTAGCTTCAGACACTAATAAAGTAAAATCTGCAGTGCCCCGCAATGATGCTATTTCTGACAAAGAAATTTCAGTTGTGAACTGTAGTAATGTCATTTCACCCAGAAATTCAGCTGGCTTTCACCTTAAGGAATGCAATAACCAGTTAGAATTAGAAACTGTTTTAGACTCTAGTATTCATCGATGTCACTCTGCACTATCTCAACGAACAGTATGCTCAATTGAAGCTTCTCCTGGGAACATTGAAACCAAAGCTGTCGTTGACTCTTACCGTTCTCTGCCATTATCCATGTTGGAGGTAAGTATAATGAAAACCAGAAAACTGGTTCCATCCTTTAATTTCTCATGCAGCGCTCTCTAATATCCTGCTTCCAAATTTTATTTCAACAGCAAGCTCAGTTTGCTAAATTCAGTTCAACAAGTCTGGCTGAGCATCTTGGGAGTAGCTATGTTGATTACGTTCCAGAAACACCCAATTGGCTTTCTGAGGAGATGATCAAGGGCATATCAGCTATATATTGTGAACTTACTGAACCACCTTCTCTTGGTCATAAAAATGATTCATCCCCTATAATATACTCATCTTGTGTTAACGAGTTATCTTCACAGAGCCAGGGTAATAAGTGGGGATCACAATGGAAGAAACACTCATCCTTCAATCTAAACTCCACTAACCCTTTCTATGTCAGAGGGTCCAAAGAATTTAGTGAACCTTATTGCTCAATGACAAGGATACAGAAATTATGCACAGATAATCAGAAATTAAAGGAAATTGAATACATGCTACGGAGATTTAGGTGAGCCATCTTGGAGTGCATTCTTTTTTTATCATGTTATTCAGATTCAAAGTTTCTTTTCTAAATAGTCTATTAGTTGGATGAAGAGACAACAAACTAAATTTTTTACCTTGAAATTGAACTTATCAACTGTGATAGAATGCACCAAGATGTCTGTAGTATGCAAATTTGGTTAGATGATTTCTTTTGTCTGGAAGAACAACTTCATATCCTACTTTCTTACAGGTCACTTGTTTCTAGGCTGGAAAATGTTAATCCTAGAAATATGAGGCATGAAGAAAAGCTTTCCTTTTGGATTAATGTGCACAATTCCTTAGCAATGCATGTAAAATTTCTGaatctcttaattttttttatctcatgcAAGTTATTGCTCCAAATCAGTGAACCATTATCATTCTGCTCACTTTCCTCCACAGGCCTTATTAGTTTATGGAATTTCAGCCAACAATGTCAAAAGAATGTCTTCAGTACTGAAGGTAAGTTTCTCGTTCATAAAACTCCACGGAATTGACTGGTACGTGACTCTAAAATAAGCCAGGATATTTCAGGCTGCGTATAACATTGGGGGACAAACTATAAGCGTAGACATGATACAGAACTTCATTCTGGGATGCAGAATGCCTCGCCCAGGACAAGTAAATCTGATTTCCAGAAACTTCTAAGAAGATTGCATATTTCATTTTACTCAATAAAAAAACGAGTTTAGCATAGATCGAATACTGTTGTCCATATGCCTTTCTTAACACACTATTGCACCTTTCATTTTCTACTAGTGGCTGCGGTTGTGGTTTCCTTCAATGACAAAACCAAAGGTTAGAGATGCAGGGAAAGGATATGCAATACATCGACCAGAACCTTTATTACTATTTGCTCTTTGCACAGGAAGCCATTCTGATCCTGCGGTAGACTTCTGGTCTTTCTGTACTCTATGTAGAAGAATATGTTTACCTACAGTTTTTGTTGTATTAACCTCTTCTCTTGCCTTCTCAGGTACGTTTGTACACATCTAAGAGAGTATTTGAAGAGCTACAATGTGCCAAAGAGGAATACATTCAGTCCACCATCACCATAAGCAAGGAACAGAAAGTAGTTCTCCCGAAGATGGTTGATTCCTTTGCAAAAAATTCAGGTCTGCGAGCACCTGATTTGATGGAGATGATTAGGCCTTATCTACCCGATTCTCAAAGGAAGAGCATTGAAGAGTTTCAATCAAAGTCAAGCTTGAAAAACGTTGAATTAACCCCTCATAACTTCACTTTCCATTACTTGATTTCAAAGGAATTAGCTTGGTAATGACATGTCTTGGAAGGATTCATGTACGTGTATGGGTAGAATAATCTTCTGTCCATATCTATCCAAGACTTGCATTTGGTGGTAAGCACAGGTGTAACGTGCAGGAAGCAAATTTGTCTGCCTCAAAGCATGACCGGTGAATAATCGTTGTCTGCGTTATATCTGAAAATATTAAACTCAGAAGGGTAACACTAAGGTGAAAATACGAAGCAGAGAAATATGTACTTCAGATAGAAAGCTTAAGATGTACTTAATTTTTGCTTCTTAACTCTCCATCTTAAGTTCCTTCTTGGGTTTAAGAACTTTACCATAGCtacatttttgttttcaattaatGGATGTATATTCTTAATTCTTTTCCTCGACATCTGCTTCGTATGATATTTCAATCCTGGAAACCTTTTCTGTGTCTGCTCAGTAGAAATCATTACTGACACCCAGCCCAGCAATACTAAAGCACATTCTTATTGCCTTTTGGTCAAACAGCATGAAAGATAACGAGAAAATAAGTGGAAAGAAGATCAtgaaatctaaaaaataatatagtgTTCGGtccttcaaatttaaaattgatcGTTTTAATATCTATAATTTGACATACAAAACTTTCTTAATTTTGattaaggaaaagaaagaatatggTAAATctcttgtgtatattgaacacatggggttatgtttatataggaaaagaaacatatgggctaaacccattatattaatatgatatatctaacaatatctataatatctcataatatcaaataatatctaacactcccctcaagttggtgcatatagatcgtatgtacccagcttgttacaaatgtaatcaatcctaggccctcgtaagggtttagtaaaaatatctactaattgattatttgaattaacaaactcagtcttgatatctcccGATATAataatgacaatcaatctcaatatgttttgtcctttcatgaaaaactggatttgagctaatatgaagagcaacctgattatcacatataagtgtcatttgagtaaactctccaaattacaattcTTTAAGTgactgtttaagccaaataagctcacaagtagccgaggccatagctctatattctgcttctgcactagatcttgccacaacactttgttttttgctcttccaagagatcaagttatcaccaatggagacacaataaccagaAGTTATCACatggagatcctgcccaatGAGCATttgaataacaaacgactttagtatggttattatgaccatataacaaaccttttccaggagagcctttaatgtacttcactatacgaatgactgcattccaatgatcttcacatggagaattaagaaattgactcaccacactgactgactgcaaaggaaatatcaagacgagtaacagtgagatagttcaattttccaactaatctcctgtacttctcaggatctgaaagaggctccccTGATTGAATAGAAGCTTGAcattgggatccatgggagtatcaacagatttcgaattcatcaacccaatttcctccaaaatatctaatgcgtattttctttgagagataacaataccaatattggattgtgctacctcaatctccaagaaatatctgagtttgccaagatctttggtctgaaagtgttgacaaaggttttttttttttttaaggaaaagaaagaataggatAAATCTCtggtgtatattgaacacatagggttatgtttatatagaaaaagaaacatatgggctaagcccattacataaatatgagatatctaacaatatctataatacactacaagaaaatcatgaaatagaaaccaatttgtagaaaccaaaataattagttgcaatagtaactagattagagaccattttagaaactaaaaagaaatttggtttctaaattagtttctattatttttctattattgttagatAGTTTCTAAagtggtatctaattagcaaccaagatttttgctaccaaatttagaaactaaataattggtagttaaaaccttagttgctaattagataccaatttagaaactatttaacaataatagaaaataatagaaactaattaagaaaccatttttttttttagtttttaaaatgatctctattttagttcctattataactaattattttggtctctaaacataatatcaaataatatataataatatctaacaatacCCAAAATGCCTCGTACTTAAAATGCTCTCACAGTGAAAGAGTGTTTGATGGCAAGAATGTAGAATCAAAATAGTTTATCATGTAACAACTTGTAATTTATTAACCAAGTGAAACCATGAAATATCTTTGGGACAGagaataaaacaagtttttttttttttaaattacatgaCTAaagttcaattttaaatttggaGAATAAAAACGATATAATCCaaaattttagatactaaatatattcaagtttaaatttaaaatttttcctACAAATTTAAACTGTCTGGACAGGAGCATAGTTTACCGATTTTTCTTTGAGGAGGAATCAATGCATTTAGTCTAGATTAATATTTAAATCACATTACAGTTGATGTTATAAACTGACTAAAGTGGTAGACAGAGTACTGAATTATTAACAAACCATAAATATAACAGATCAACTGTATCTAAAATATCTCCGAGGACTCGGGCAAACTGCACATGGTGAAGGATGGACTCTTGCTGCTTATCTGAAGGGGGTCCTTTTATCCTCAAACTGCTTATCTCTCCCTACAAGGATCCATCTCTAACTTGATGGAATCTGAACTTCATACCTAAAGAATGTCTTCACAGAACAGCAGCAAAACCAAAACTCAACAACTACAGCGGCAATCAAAGAGCTGGCTTTCTCCTAGCTCCTCACATGCTTGAAAAACCGAAATAGAGCACAAGAATTCAAGACATGTTTCTTTGTTTCCATTTGTACGCTTCAGATCACCCATAGAGCACCAAGACACTAGGGTGGAATCACCACGAGCTTTCATAATCACGGAGCATTAATCCTTCATTATGTTCCATATGTCACCAAATATGAGACATAGTTGCTCGTGTAAATTGTAGAACACCACCTTTTCTGTCTTGAACAACTGCCGTCACAGAATCTGTAatctaccaaaacttcaacTCAAAAGGAATAAACTCTCTCCATATGTATCTCCGTGGAAGTCTGTACTCCAATGGTGGATTTACAAGTCATCTCATCAGGCCAACTTACAGTTCTTTTGCTCTTTACTGCATTTGCCAAGAGATTCCTTTGATGGGATAGGATAGGATGCAACAACATCAAATATTTGTAGTAAGGAGGACATGTCATGTATATTTCATCCCCTCAGTGTCTAAATTTGAGTAGTGGGATGATGAATTGAGCAAGGTTGGTGTACAGGTGAAGGAGTCTCTGCCTCAAAAACTGTCTTATACCTCTTCCAAATCATTAAATGCACTTTCATGAAGAAACTAGTCTTCCAATAATTTTTGTAGTAGTACCATAATTCCTATTGGCTACTGCAATACTATCTATAAGCATGCTGCACTGGATGGTGGTTCTATGATCCCTATATGGCAGAGCATCCAATTTTACTGCCATTGGCTAGTTAACCATCAAAATATATCCTAAATACCAGTCTGAATTTCATTAAGTTGCTTCAGTTCTATGAAAGATAAATACAGTTTCCCAGTCAAGCATATCAAAGTTGAATATATTGCATCTGCTTTTGAATGAGATGTATCACCAGAAGTAAATACATGAATACCATTTTCCACAAATATCCAACTGCAACCAGCAAGCTTCTTGGCCTCGTATcctctcattttctttcttattcTTCCCATCTCATCCCACTTCCCTGTGGCAGCATATGCATTGGCCAACTGCACATATCTAGACCCGTTATCTGGATCAACTTTTAATAGCTCCTCTTCTGCCCGTTTGACAAGTGCTGCATCGCTGCTCATCTGACAAGCATTAAGAAATGCCCCCCAGATTGTAGCATCTATTGGTACGGGAATCTTCCTCATGAATTCTACTGCCTTTTCTAGTTTATCAGACCTTCCATACATATCAACCATACACGCATAGTGGTAAATCTCCGGCAATACATTGTAATCTTGTTCcatggaaataaaaaatttctctCCTAGTTCAACTAATCCACTGTGCCGACAAGCTGATAGAAGTGCAATAAAAGTGACTGCATCTGGCTTGACACTTTTATTCAACATTTCCTGAAAAAGATAAATTGCTTTATTTTCATAACCATGATGAGCATAACCAGCAATCATGATATTGTATAAGATTGCATCTCTATCACTATCAGTAACCGGTTGGAAGATTTTCTCCGCATAAGTAACATTTCCACATTTTGAGTACATATCAATCAAAGCACTCAGTAATTTCTTATCCACATGAAATCTCATTCTCAAGATGTAAGCATGAATTTCCTTTCCCAAACTAAGGGCAGCTTGTATGGCACAGGCACCAAGCACACTGATAATGATCATTGTATCAGGAACTACTGCTTCTTTAGTTTTAAACTCTCTGAAAAGTTTGAATACTTCCTCACATTGTTGTGATTTAACATACCCAGAACATAGAGCTGTCCATACAACAGAGTTTCTTTCCAAAAGTGAATCAAAAAGCCTTTGGGCTTCCGTCATGTTACCTTGAGATGAGTAGCCTGCAATCAATGAAGCAACTGCAAATGGACTTTTAATCTCAATTTCTGCATTGACTAACTCGGCATATCTGATATTCCCACACTTAGAGTAGAAGTCGATAACGCCACTGCTAATAAATTGATTTGAACTGTAACCCTTTTTCAAAACCCAAGCATGAACAGACTTGCCAAGTTTTAAACATTTTAGACCTGTGCAAGCACTCAAAACACTTGCTAAAGTGTGTTCGTTGAAACCAATACCATTTTCAGTCATCACAATAAACGAGGTAAGTGATTTCTCCACATAGCCATTCTGGGCGTACCCTGCAATTAATGTGTTCCAAGACACAGTATCATTTAATTCAGgatttttccaaaatatatctAAGGCCATGTCCATCCTTTTTTCCCTACAACAAGCTGCAATCATTGCATTCTTTGAAATCAGGTCCACCATCCCCTCACAACCGCCAAATGCAGTACATGCTTCTTGAAAGGAACCGCATTTAGAGTACATGTCTATGAGAGAACTCAAAGCAAACTTACTTAAATCATTTGCAGTTTTCACCATATATGAATGCATCTGCTTCCCGTAACGCAGCACACGTAGTTTGGCAGCAAGGTTAAGCATGGTCGTGAGAGTGAACTCATCAATCCCAATTGTGTCACGTGCAGATTGCATTCTAGTAAAGAAATCAAGTGCCTCAGTCTCGTAGCCCTCCAAACCAACATAAGCCGACAACATGGAATTATAAGAAACCAAATCTCTATGAGAGGCCGAGTCAAAAAGGGCTTGTGCGTGTGTCAAGTTGTGTGCTTTTATGTAAGCCATGATTATGACATTCCAAGAGAATACATTCGGGTGGGGAATTTCATCGAACAGTTTGTGGGCCTCTTGCAAAAGGCCATGGTTGGAATAGAGGTGAATGAGTTGATTACAAGTGAAAATGCTTGATACCAAACCAGATTTTATTGCCTGGACATGGTCACAGAATACCAGAGCATCTCTCACTCTCAGGGACCTAATTGCCATTGCTACTGActtttgcttttgaaaataaaagtattCTTGATTTGTTCCTTCTAGGACCAAAAACAAAAGGCTGATAACACCATAATTGATTTTTTCACAAACATcaaaagattatatatatatatatatatatatatatatatgtgtgtgtgtgtgtgtgatgaTGATGTTGTATGCTTGGTTTTGCATTTTAATTCACTCTCCTTCATGCATGCATATGGGGGAATAAAGGTGCACGTGCGTGACTTCCATCAAAATTCATGGTTACAAATTTACAACTCACTTTATAATTAGATTCATCAAAATAGTTGAAAATAATTGTCGGGGATGTCAAttgtttaaataaaagaaaataatttaatactattttttttatctgaaaaaAATAAGCATACTTTCTTATGATAGGACATTTGTTTCCATaggtatgaaaaaatataaaaatatattatagacTCAATTTAGTAACAAACGATTTAGATAGTTCATATAAAAAGTtaagaagaaaatgagaaagttaaataaaaaataaaaggtagAAGTagtgattattatttttacta
Encoded here:
- the LOC137837201 gene encoding uncharacterized protein, with translation MHGIEWCDSVFKQFKLMDPTVSISTHKRSTSDPMKRRVMADGLENISGASYRPEVELGKLKHTIESKRRQYHNIDLQSSLTQELQKRLKQQFVIRRALEKARYLPFSQDATIENSIPKAAKELIQEIGILELEVVYLEQYLLSLYRKRFDQQTSPLSPKERRLELASDTNKVKSAVPRNDAISDKEISVVNCSNVISPRNSAGFHLKECNNQLELETVLDSSIHRCHSALSQRTVCSIEASPGNIETKAVVDSYRSLPLSMLEQAQFAKFSSTSLAEHLGSSYVDYVPETPNWLSEEMIKGISAIYCELTEPPSLGHKNDSSPIIYSSCVNELSSQSQGNKWGSQWKKHSSFNLNSTNPFYVRGSKEFSEPYCSMTRIQKLCTDNQKLKEIEYMLRRFRSLVSRLENVNPRNMRHEEKLSFWINVHNSLAMHALLVYGISANNVKRMSSVLKAAYNIGGQTISVDMIQNFILGCRMPRPGQWLRLWFPSMTKPKVRDAGKGYAIHRPEPLLLFALCTGSHSDPAVRLYTSKRVFEELQCAKEEYIQSTITISKEQKVVLPKMVDSFAKNSGLRAPDLMEMIRPYLPDSQRKSIEEFQSKSSLKNVELTPHNFTFHYLISKELAW
- the LOC137837280 gene encoding putative pentatricopeptide repeat-containing protein At3g18840 yields the protein MAIRSLRVRDALVFCDHVQAIKSGLVSSIFTCNQLIHLYSNHGLLQEAHKLFDEIPHPNVFSWNVIIMAYIKAHNLTHAQALFDSASHRDLVSYNSMLSAYVGLEGYETEALDFFTRMQSARDTIGIDEFTLTTMLNLAAKLRVLRYGKQMHSYMVKTANDLSKFALSSLIDMYSKCGSFQEACTAFGGCEGMVDLISKNAMIAACCREKRMDMALDIFWKNPELNDTVSWNTLIAGYAQNGYVEKSLTSFIVMTENGIGFNEHTLASVLSACTGLKCLKLGKSVHAWVLKKGYSSNQFISSGVIDFYSKCGNIRYAELVNAEIEIKSPFAVASLIAGYSSQGNMTEAQRLFDSLLERNSVVWTALCSGYVKSQQCEEVFKLFREFKTKEAVVPDTMIIISVLGACAIQAALSLGKEIHAYILRMRFHVDKKLLSALIDMYSKCGNVTYAEKIFQPVTDSDRDAILYNIMIAGYAHHGYENKAIYLFQEMLNKSVKPDAVTFIALLSACRHSGLVELGEKFFISMEQDYNVLPEIYHYACMVDMYGRSDKLEKAVEFMRKIPVPIDATIWGAFLNACQMSSDAALVKRAEEELLKVDPDNGSRYVQLANAYAATGKWDEMGRIRKKMRGYEAKKLAGCSWIFVENGIHVFTSGDTSHSKADAIYSTLICLTGKLYLSFIELKQLNEIQTGI